A single genomic interval of Megalobrama amblycephala isolate DHTTF-2021 linkage group LG17, ASM1881202v1, whole genome shotgun sequence harbors:
- the buc gene encoding bucky ball: MEGINNTSQSMGVGQPHHPVNHTRPFFYVQPPSQPYFMYQWPMNPYGHYGFPGPALHFGRPYMAPYQFMQYPGYVVPHAPMQPIDYRRINPHYPSVASYDLRVRHHVQHAGMHRETACSEVQTDPSDSVNKLIDKIESLKACEQGGDKGQVVSSTPDVVQRDKLACLNEDSKLELASQEGKEEQVNQVTRPTTYSDSAYDAESSQGRLDECVLSDVLPLDSSSVHEEEDANEEDDQQSVADEMCCQNGKSVASATGNVFCSGVEITADPTESHDFEKPDDEQVQNIVLTDAAVVMEPLIKLSEDFDLPYQILRLPCNKTTTGLSLEREIDPLVYFDSPSTLLPPQNYLSSIGGAYSYSYYPQVTQERQSVLSPSIDELSSRDEMFSTDVEDLDLVPGHVYVGGGRLAESGVPIRSRKELLSMEKTCSVCQKTCVCCGSSLQDEVGMCKMAEHSHLERNEVSDQDCEYDLEGEVRSNCESPRVSKRKCCSRHALPSCGHHCAKHRHRKLLCEGQESCDLREQARVHPKGEFCEEYGALAKADKRIQKGALCRPCNERRREGVVSDQENWASCGAKPRSWRQVGGPQDQGRTPLRRPTCKTIHQQRPRSEYDDYDETEFTYCQRGRGAMKKRGTRY; encoded by the exons ATGGAAG gcataAACAACACTTCACAATCAATGGGAGTTGGGCAACCTCACCATCCAGTAAACCACACTAGACCTTTCTTCTATGTTCAGCCACCATCTCAGCCTTATTTCATGTATCAATGGCCCATGAATCCATATGGCCACTATGGCTTTCCAGGGCCAG cTTTGCACTTTGGCCGTCCTTACATGGCCCCTTATCAGTTTATGCAGTATCCTGGGTATGTGGTTCCACATGCACCCATGCAGCCAATCGATTACAGAAGAATCAACCCCCATTATCCTTCTGTTGCATCTTATGACTTGCGCGTCCGCCACCACGTTCAACACGCAGGGATGCACCGGGAGACTGCCTGTTCTGAGGTCCAAACAGATCCTAGTGATTCAGTCAACAAACTGATAGACAAAATTGAGAGTCTCAAGGCCTGTGAACAAGGTGGTGACAAGGGGCAAGTGGTCTCCTCTACCCCTGATGTAGTGCAGAGAGATAAGTTGGCCTGTTTAAATGAAGACTCTAAGTTGGAGCTTGCCTCTCAGGAAGGCAAGGAAGAGCAGGTCAATCAGGTCACAAGGCCCACAACCTACAGTGACTCTGCGTATGATGCAGAGTCTAGCCAGGGTAGACTGGATGAATGTGTGTTGTCAGATGTGCTGCCCCTTGACAGTTCTTCTGTCCACGAGGAAGAGGATGCCAATGAGGAAGATGACCAACAGAGTGTTGCTGATGAAATGTGCTGCCAAAATGGGAAGTCTGTAGCCAGTGCAACTGGCAATGTGTTTTGTAGTGGTGTCGAAATCACTGCAGATCCAACAGAGAGCCACGACTTTGAGAAACCGGATGACGAGCAGGTGCAGAATATAGTGTTGACTGATGCTGCTGTAGTTATGGAACCTCTTATAAAGCTCTCTGAAGACTTTGACCTGCCGTATCAAATACTTCGCCTGCCCTGCAATAAGACAACAACTGGCCTCAGTCTTGAACGAGAGATTGACCCACTTGTTTACTTTGATTCTCCATCTACTCTGTTGCCGCCACAAAACTATCTCTCCTCAATTGGAGGCGCATATTCCTACAGCTACTACCCTCAGGTGACCCAAGAGCGCCAGAGTGTCTTGAGTCCATCCATAGATGAACTCTCCTCCAGAGATGAAATGTTCTCCACTGATGTAGAGGATCTTGATCTTGTTCCAGGACACGTGTATGTGGGTGGTGGCAGGCTGGCTGAAAGTGGCGTGCCCATTCGTTCCCGAAAAGAGCTCTTGAGCATGGAGAAAACTTGCTCGGTCTGCCAGAAAACATGCGTGTGCTGCGGGTCAAGCTTGCAGGATGAGGTAGGAATGTGTAAGATGGCTGAGCACAGCCATCTTGAGAGGAATGAGGTGTCTGATCAAGATTGCGAGTATGACCTTGAAGGAGAGGTGCGGAGTAACTGCGAGTCTCCGAGAGTTTCCAAGAGGAAGTGTTGTAGTAGGCATGCACTACCCTCTTGTGGGCATCACTGTGCCAAACACAGACACAGGAAGCTGCTGTGCGAGGGCCAAGAGAGCTGTGATCTACGTGAGCAGGCTCGGGTGCATCCCAAAGGAGAGTTTTGTGAGGAGTATGGTGCTCTGGCTAAAGCAGATAAGAGAATTCAAAAGGGTGCCTTGTGCAGGCCTTGTAATg aacGACGGCGAGAGGGTGTTGTGTCTGACCAAGAGAATTGGGCAAGTTGTGGTGCCAAACCAAGGTCTTGGAGACAAGTTGGTGGACCTCAAGATCAAG GGAGAACTCCATTGAGAAGGCCGACTTGTAAGACAATCCACCAGCAAAGGCCAAGAAGTGAATACGATGACTATGATGAGACCGAATTTACCTACTGCCAGAGGGGCAGAG GTGCTATGAAGAAAAGAGGCACACGATACTAA